From the Posidoniimonas corsicana genome, the window GGCAGCATCCCGATCGCCCTGGACGAGTCCGTCCGCGCCGGCCAGATCCACCGCGGCGACGAGCTCATGATGTGCGGCTTCGGCGCCGGCCTGAGTTGGGGCGCGGCGCTCTGGAAGTGGTAAGGACTTACGCTGCCTCCCCCTCTGGGGGAGGATGGGGGTGACCCATGCACCCGGGGCGCCCCCTACCCTAGCCCTCCCCCACAGGGGAAGGGAATATGACTCCCAGCAATCGAACATAGAACGGAAGCTCTCCCAATGGCGAAGAAGAAGACGCTGCCCACCCGCGACAAGGTCAAGGCCGCCGACACCTGGGACCTGTCCAGCCTGTTCGAGTCCGACGCCGACTGGGACGCCGCGTTCTCAAAGTGGGAGAAGCAGGTCAAGAAGTACGCCGCGTTCCGGGGCACGCTGGGCGACGGGCCGGAGCAGCTGGCCAAGCTGCTGAAGTTCGACAGCCGGTTCGACCGCCAGGGCGAGCGGCTGGCCTACTACGCCATGCTCAAGACCACCGAGGACCAGGCCAACAGCACGTACCAGGCGATGATGGGCCGGTACCAGAACGTGGCGACCAAGGCGGGTGAGGCCGCCAGCTTTATCCGCCCGGAGGTCCTCGGCCTGCCGGCGACCAAGCTCAAGAAGTACCTCGCCGCCAAGCCGCTGCAGCCGTACCAGCTGATGCTCGAGCGGCTGGTGCGCTACAAGCCACACACGCTGACCGACAGCGAGGAGCGGCTGCTCGCCATGCAGGGCGAGATGGCCGACGCCGCCGACCAGATCTTCACCCAGCTGACCGACGCCGACATGAAGTTCGGCACGATCAAGGACGCCGAGGGGAACGAGGCGGAGCTGTCGCAGTCGTCGTTCAGCGTGTTCCTGCACTCGCCCAAGCGGCCCGTCCGCAAGGCGGCGTTCCACCAGTTCTACCAGGAGTTCTCCGACCACGAGAACTGCCTGGCCGCCGCGCTGAAGGGCTCCATCCAGAAGGACGTCTACTACGCCAAGGCCCGCAACTTCCCCAGCGCGCGCGAGGCGTCGCTGTTCGGCGACAACGTGCCGGTCAGCGTGTACGACAGCCTGATCGAGGCGGTCCGCAGCAAGCTGCCGGCGGTGTACAAGTACCTGGACGTGCGCAAGCGCAAGATGAAGCTCAAGGAGATCCACCACTACGACACCTACGTGCCGATCCTCACCGAGCTCGACAAGCGGCACACCTGGGACCAGGCGGTGAAGGTGATCCTCGAGTCGCTGCAGCCGCTCGGCTCGGAGTACTGCGCCACGCTCGAGGCCGGCCTCCGCGGCCGCTGGTGCGACCGCTACCCCAACAAGGGCAAGCAGTCGGGCGCGTTCAGCGCCGGCAGCTTCGACGGCGACCCCTACATCCTGATGAACTACCAGCCCGACGTGCTGGACCACGTGTTCACGCTCACCCACGAGGCGGGCCACTCGATGCACAGCCACTACTCGTCGAGCAACCAGCCTTACGAGTACTACAACTACACGATCTTCGTGGCCGAGGTCGCCAGCACGTTCAACGAGCAGCTGCTGGCGCGTCACCTGATGGCCAGCGCCAAGACCGACAAGGAGAAGGCGTACCTGCTGAACCGTGAGATCGACGCCATCCGCGGCACCATCATCCGCCAGACGATGTTCGCCGAGTTCGAGAAGCTGACCCACGAGCTGGCCGAGGCGGGCGAGCCGCTCACGCTCGAGAAGTTCCGCGAGGTGTACCGCGGCCTGCTCGACGCGTACTTCGGCCCCGACTTCGCCATCGACAGCGAGCTGGAGCTGGAGTGCCTGCGGATCCCGCACTTCTACCGCGCGTTCTACGTGTACAAGTACGCCACCGGCCTATCGGCCGCCATCGCGCTGAGCCAGCGCGTGCTGGGCGGCGGCCAGGAAGAACTGAACGATTACCTCACGTTCCTCAAGGGCGGCTGCAGCAAGTACCCGCTCGACCTGCTGCGCGACGCGGGCGTCGACATGGAGAAGCCCGAACCGGTCCAAACCGCCCTCTCGTACTTCGAAGGCCTGGTCGACGAGCTCGACTCGCTGCTGTAGCGCGGCGGGGTTTGCGGATGGGTTGCGGCTGTTGAACCGCGGAGCTGCTGCCGGCGAAGGCCGGCGGTTTGCTAGCGCTACTCCAGGACCTGCCCGTCTTCGAGCAGCCGCTCCCTGAGCTGCGTGTACCGAACCTCTTGTACGCTGACGCCGTTGTCGATCGCCAGCGCGGCGGCCGTTGCTGCACTCTGGCCGAGGATCATGAACACCGGCTCCATGCGTATTGAGCCGAACGCGATGTGCGAGCTGCTCACGCAGACCGGCGCCAGCAGGTTCTCGCACTCCTCCCGCTTGGGGACGAGCGACCCGTACGAAATCTGGTAGGCGGACTTCGTGCTGACTCCGATGTCGCCCTCATTCTGCACGTGGCCTTCCGGCGTCACGTACCGTTGCACGTTGTGCGAATCGATCGCGTACGATCCCATGCCAACCGGCTGCGGCGTGGGGCGACGTTTCAGCAGCTCGTTCTCGGTC encodes:
- the pepF gene encoding oligoendopeptidase F, producing the protein MAKKKTLPTRDKVKAADTWDLSSLFESDADWDAAFSKWEKQVKKYAAFRGTLGDGPEQLAKLLKFDSRFDRQGERLAYYAMLKTTEDQANSTYQAMMGRYQNVATKAGEAASFIRPEVLGLPATKLKKYLAAKPLQPYQLMLERLVRYKPHTLTDSEERLLAMQGEMADAADQIFTQLTDADMKFGTIKDAEGNEAELSQSSFSVFLHSPKRPVRKAAFHQFYQEFSDHENCLAAALKGSIQKDVYYAKARNFPSAREASLFGDNVPVSVYDSLIEAVRSKLPAVYKYLDVRKRKMKLKEIHHYDTYVPILTELDKRHTWDQAVKVILESLQPLGSEYCATLEAGLRGRWCDRYPNKGKQSGAFSAGSFDGDPYILMNYQPDVLDHVFTLTHEAGHSMHSHYSSSNQPYEYYNYTIFVAEVASTFNEQLLARHLMASAKTDKEKAYLLNREIDAIRGTIIRQTMFAEFEKLTHELAEAGEPLTLEKFREVYRGLLDAYFGPDFAIDSELELECLRIPHFYRAFYVYKYATGLSAAIALSQRVLGGGQEELNDYLTFLKGGCSKYPLDLLRDAGVDMEKPEPVQTALSYFEGLVDELDSLL